A window of Clupea harengus unplaced genomic scaffold, Ch_v2.0.2, whole genome shotgun sequence contains these coding sequences:
- the LOC122128987 gene encoding gap junction alpha-8 protein-like produces the protein MEPTKQVKPLELSKEADDPGEEVVCGEVKSPKEAMEEVREVTAVQEVHEELGGVQEVQEEVRKASGAQEELENSERAEETRSLSRLSRGSCRARSDDLTI, from the coding sequence ATGGAGCCGACAAAGCAGGTGAAACCCCTGGAACTTAGTAAAGAGGCAGACGACCCAGGAGAAGAGGTAGTGTGTGGAGAGGTGAAGTCTCCAAAGGAggcgatggaggaggtgagggaggtgaCAGCTGTACAGGAGGTGCATGAGGAGCTGGGAGGTgtgcaggaggtgcaggaggaggtgaggaaagCCTCTGGGgctcaggaggagctggagaactCTGAGCGAGCGGAGGAGACCAGGAGCCTGAGCCGCCTCAGCAGGGGCAGCTGCAGAGCACGATCAGACGACCTGACCATATGa
- the LOC122128989 gene encoding kinesin-related protein 4-like: MWTLDPAMEEVLATILQGQRTLQGALLELCRQASADSSDEDQEEVVEKLTQGAEGLKVTTMLTAMNEEMQLEAGYQPHGAANTVQAWEALPKMARTNERVFLGEFIDENDDDDVVDDVDYEGDVDDYDDENADEIDDVDENDYVHENHVNEDDEDDGDEECDEAAVDKAVDENAADDCENDHDESEEEVSLPKQAAPAKSAPANATPAAPAKEAGMVKAKEESGEDDFDSQEVDDLESHRGQLKSFMESKTEEKERAVNADKEMQAKHDQLRQLQVGSDSRVAELSSQLKLKTFESERAQMVQEETARSLSLCQMECEKHQKKLEVLTKEFYELQSSSEKRVVELQAQVSRQQVKLETYERLEQELDDVTMQAAEMASEEEAERVLFSYGYDANVPTTAKRRLKQRVHLARRVLQLEKQNTHLRRDLEKQNTQIGKVSKELEAANQLIQQAQQPYSYLNETVKQRDCQIEKLKERITSLEEEVNVLKERTLKKAETDSKDVPEHAMLKSKRLYALPEVVDCFPEVTHVELRKLEAKAHLNRQLALNSQELSTGERTEDGADTDVVSSTQREKRREKETNGRV, translated from the exons ATGTGGACTTTGGATCCAGCGATGGAGGAGGTGTTGGCCACCATCTTGCAGGGGCAGCGGACACTGCAGGGAGCCCTGCTGGAGCTCTGCAGACAGGCATCGGCCGATTCATCTGATGAGGACCAAGAGGAGGTCGTGGAGAAGCTGACCCAGGGGGCCGAGGGACTGAAGGTAACTACAATGCTTACTGCCATGAATGAAGAAATGCAGCTTGAAGCAGGTTACCAACCGCATGGAGCGGCTAACACTGTCCAGGCCTGGGAGGCTCTACCAAAGATGGCCAGGACCAATGAGCGTGTGTTCCTGGGTGAGTTCATCGATGAaaatgacgatgatgatgtcGTTGATGATGTCGATTATGAAGGTGATGTCGATGATTATGACGATGAAAACGCCGATGAAATTGATGATGTGGATGAAAATGATTATGTCCATGAAAATCATGTCAAtgaagatgatgaggatgatggtgatgaagagtgTGATGAAGCTGCTGTTGACAAAGCTGTTGATGAAAATGCTGCTGATGATTGTGAGAATGACCATGATGAGTCAGAGGAAGAAGTCTCTCTGCCTAAACAGGCAGCTCCAGCCAAGTCTGCTCCAGCCAATGCTACCCCTGCAGCACCAGCAAAAGAAGCTGGTATGGTAAAGGCTAAGGAAGAGTCTGGGGAAGATGACTTCGACAGCCAAGAGGTAGATGACCTTGAGAGCCACAGAGGTCAGCTGAAGTCTTTCatggagagcaagacagaggagaaggagagggctgTGAACGCTGACAAGGAAATGCAGGCCAAACACGACCAGCTGAGGCAGCTCCAGGTGGGATCAGACAGTCGTGTGGCAGAGCTGTCGAGCCAGCTGAAGCTGAAGACCTTTGAGTCTGAGCGCGCTCAGATGGTGCAGGAAGAGACGGCCCGTTCCCTCAGCCTGTGtcagatggagtgtgagaaacaCCAGAAGAAACTCGAGGTCCTGACTAAGGAGTTTTATGAGCTGCAGTCGTCATCAGAGAAGCGTGTGGTGGAGCTCCAGGCTCAGGTCAGCAGGCAGCAGGTCAAACTGGAGACCTACGAgaggctggagcaggagctggacgaCGTCACCATGCAAGCTGCAGAGATGGCCAGcgaggaggaggctgagagggTGCTCTTCTCCTACGGCTATGACGCTAATGTGCCCACCACCGCCAAACGGCGGCTCAAGCAGAGAGTTCACCTTGCTAGGAGGGTCCTGCAGCTggagaaacagaacacacacctacgAAGAGACCTGGAAAAGCAGAACACCCAGATCGGCAAAGTGTCCAAAGAGCTGGAGGCAGCCAATCAGCTTATccagcaggcccagcagccCTACAGCTACCTGAATGAGACGGTGAAGCAGAGAGACTGCCAGATCGAGAAACTGAAGGAGCGCATCACCTCACTGGAGGAGGAAGTCAATGTGCTGAAGGAGAGGACCCTGAAGAAGGCGGAGACGGATAGCAAAGATGTGCCCGAACACGCCATGCTCAAGAGTAAGCGACTCTACGCCCTGCCAGAGGTGGTCGATTGCTTCCCTGAGGTGACTCATGTGGAGCTGAGGAAGCTGGAAGCAAAAGCGCATTTGAATAGGCAGCTTGCCTTAAATAGTCAAGAGTTGTCAactggagagaggacagaagacgGGGCAGACACTGATGTGGTTTCCAGTACACAGCGGGAGAAAcggagggaaaaagagacaaaCGGCAGG GTTTAA